Proteins co-encoded in one Salvia splendens isolate huo1 chromosome 4, SspV2, whole genome shotgun sequence genomic window:
- the LOC121798699 gene encoding gibberellin 3-beta-dioxygenase 1-like produces MPSIALSDAHKFLDLNSVKELPDTHAWTSPPLDTSGYDGPDPEGVPIIDLNDGSAQELIGHACKTWGVFQVINHGVPKNLLDEIEQTGRGLFSLPMHQKMKAARAADGVSGYGVARISSFFPKLMWSEGFTITGSPADHARLLWPHDHRHHQFCNTVDEYQKAMNKLAGRLMWLMLGSLGVSSDDVKWASPKKDGSQEGCAAIQMNSYPACPDPDRAMGLAAHTDSTILTVLHQSNTNGLQVLREGARRWTTVPPHPGALVVHVGDLMHILSNGSYPSVLHRAMVNRTQHRLSVAYLYGPPTSVKISPISKLVDHSHPQMYRPITWTEYLGTKAKHFDKALTSVRLCAPRTGFVDTNDHSSVRV; encoded by the exons atgccttCAATAGCACTCTCAGATGCCCACAAATTCCTAGACCTCAACTCCGTGAAGGAGCTTCCCGACACCCATGCATGGACGTCTCCGCCCCTCGACACCAGCGGCTACGACGGCCCAGATCCCGAGGGTGTCCCCATCATTGATCTGAACGACGGGAGCGCCCAGGAGCTGATAGGGCATGCATGCAAGACCTGGGGCGTGTTCCAAGTCATCAACCACGGCGTCCCCAAGAATTTGCTAGACGAAATCGAGCAGACGGGTAGAGGCCTTTTCTCCCTCCCCATGCACCAGAAGATGAAGGCCGCGCGTGCAGCCGACGGTGTGTCCGGTTATGGCGTGGCCCGTATCTCCTCCTTCTTCCCCAAGCTCATGTGGTCCGAGGGCTTCACCATTACCGGCTCGCCCGCCGACCACGCCCGCCTTCTCTGGCCCCACGACCATCGCCACCATCAATTTTG CAATACAGTGGACGAATACCAAAAGGCAATGAACAAACTAGCTGGAAGGCTGATGTGGCTGATGCTGGGCTCGCTAGGCGTGTCGAGCGACGACGTCAAGTGGGCCAGCCCGAAGAAGGACGGGAGCCAGGAAGGGTGCGCGGCCATCCAGATGAACTCGTACCCGGCCTGCCCGGACCCTGACCGGGCCATGGGGCTGGCCGCGCACACGGACTCCACCATCCTGACCGTCCTCCACCAGAGCAACACGAACGGGCTTCAGGTGCTGCGGGAGGGGGCCAGGAGGTGGACCACAGTGCCCCCGCACCCGGGGGCGCTCGTGGTGCACGTGGGCGACTTGATGCACATACTGTCCAACGGGTCGTACCCGAGCGTGCTCCACCGGGCCATGGTGAACCGGACCCAGCACCGTCTCTCCGTGGCGTACCTCTATGGGCCCCCAACGAGCGTCAAGATAAGCCCAATTTCGAAACTAGTCGATCACTCTCACCCCCAAATGTATAGGCCGATTACTTGGACTGAATATTTGGGAACTAAAGCTAAGCATTTCGACAAGGCGCTGACGTCAGTACGCCTCTGCGCGCCACGGACAGGATTTGTCGACACCAATGATCATAGTAGTGTAAGAGTTTGA